Proteins from a genomic interval of Oceanispirochaeta crateris:
- a CDS encoding DeoR/GlpR family DNA-binding transcription regulator, protein MSKIEKRQKKLLDLLQIYKRIDISQVSKWLDISETTARRMCSKLEEDQKVIRVHGGVQLTEQFLNEFSYQSKELKQLHEKVSIGNYSASLITSGDRIYLDSGTTIHQFAMALINRIKKQEFQDLVVITNSLANFDPLAEYCKVILVGGEVRLPRLDVCGSISEEIISKFHITKAFLGVDGVHIQKGFMTTDERTSTLNKLILADVDEAYILCDSTKFGKTSFMAYAQPDEVKNVVTDWNLADKTAEIFTQAGFPLVITDETIV, encoded by the coding sequence ATGTCAAAAATCGAGAAAAGACAAAAGAAACTTTTAGATTTACTACAGATATATAAACGGATAGATATTTCACAAGTCTCAAAATGGTTAGATATTTCTGAAACAACTGCGCGAAGAATGTGTTCGAAGCTAGAAGAAGACCAGAAGGTTATTCGTGTACATGGAGGAGTTCAACTAACTGAACAGTTTCTGAATGAGTTTTCTTATCAAAGTAAAGAGCTGAAACAACTGCACGAAAAAGTCTCAATAGGAAATTATAGCGCGTCACTTATCACTTCAGGTGACCGAATCTACTTAGATTCAGGTACTACAATCCACCAGTTTGCTATGGCTTTGATCAACCGGATAAAGAAGCAGGAATTTCAAGATCTTGTTGTTATTACGAACTCTCTAGCTAATTTTGATCCTTTGGCAGAGTATTGTAAGGTTATATTAGTTGGTGGTGAAGTACGTCTTCCGAGATTGGATGTTTGCGGATCAATCTCAGAAGAAATCATTAGCAAGTTTCATATCACTAAAGCCTTTTTGGGGGTGGATGGAGTACATATTCAGAAAGGATTCATGACTACTGATGAGCGGACTTCTACCTTGAATAAGCTTATCTTAGCTGATGTTGATGAGGCTTATATCCTTTGTGACTCCACTAAATTCGGAAAAACATCTTTTATGGCATATGCCCAGCCTGACGAAGTAAAGAATGTTGTTACCGACTGGAACTTAGCAGATAAAACTGCAGAGATTTTCACTCAGGCAGGTTTTCCTTTGGTGATTACCGATGAAACTATCGTTTAG
- a CDS encoding ABC transporter substrate-binding protein — MKKIIVFILLISGIGFLWANGENETANGPVTLRIMSPASDFTDEWIESWNSENPNIQVVREDLDQTKWIADYIGGSSADIINLGSGAEVPYFVKRGMLYDLTDYINSSELLKDDIDLEGSGAYLFEDSWYGLPKDYNNVTAITYNKELFDKAGLPYPSATEPMTYNEFETLAKELSAIDASVFGTEVHGNWFLYMAGDMAYMINKKLHTDGQSKMNNDPEVRDIWKTFLRWRKEGISSNLKNPISGWAGSAFQAGNIAMVQLGYWYGASCSAVDGYDEKFGWAPAPVMEKGGKRVTNSLGATGFIVSSQTKYPDQAFKVFEWYMAGEPGKERAETGWGIPPLKSLQTLLPYDNDFNKVRKDIAMEEVKYMMPPQTSWYARNNVYAGNWKAAENAYLRNEVTEDGAIDMFFKSMNEAFAFGKEEVGE; from the coding sequence GTGAAAAAGATTATTGTCTTTATACTGCTTATAAGCGGTATTGGTTTTCTATGGGCTAATGGAGAAAATGAAACTGCTAACGGACCTGTTACATTGAGGATAATGTCTCCAGCAAGTGATTTCACCGATGAGTGGATTGAGTCTTGGAATTCTGAAAATCCCAATATTCAGGTAGTTAGAGAAGACCTGGATCAGACTAAGTGGATTGCTGATTATATTGGTGGTTCATCTGCTGATATTATAAATTTAGGAAGTGGTGCTGAAGTTCCATATTTCGTGAAGAGAGGGATGCTCTATGACCTAACAGACTATATTAATTCCAGCGAATTACTGAAAGATGATATTGATCTTGAAGGCTCAGGGGCTTACCTCTTTGAAGATTCATGGTATGGCTTACCAAAAGATTATAACAATGTTACTGCTATTACTTATAATAAAGAATTATTTGATAAAGCAGGCCTTCCGTACCCCAGTGCAACTGAACCGATGACATATAATGAATTCGAAACGTTGGCGAAGGAACTTTCTGCGATAGATGCGAGTGTGTTTGGTACTGAAGTTCACGGGAATTGGTTTTTGTATATGGCGGGTGATATGGCATATATGATTAATAAAAAATTACACACTGATGGACAATCCAAAATGAATAATGATCCAGAAGTGAGAGATATCTGGAAAACTTTCCTGAGATGGAGAAAAGAAGGAATTAGCAGTAATCTGAAGAACCCTATTAGTGGTTGGGCAGGGTCTGCGTTTCAGGCAGGGAATATTGCCATGGTCCAATTAGGCTATTGGTATGGTGCATCCTGTAGTGCTGTTGACGGATATGATGAAAAGTTTGGTTGGGCACCTGCTCCTGTTATGGAAAAGGGCGGAAAGCGAGTAACAAATAGTTTAGGTGCTACTGGATTTATTGTAAGTTCACAGACCAAGTATCCGGATCAAGCATTTAAAGTATTTGAATGGTACATGGCTGGTGAGCCTGGAAAAGAACGAGCTGAAACAGGATGGGGAATCCCTCCTCTAAAGTCTCTGCAAACATTACTTCCATATGATAATGATTTCAACAAAGTACGTAAAGATATTGCAATGGAAGAGGTTAAATATATGATGCCTCCACAAACTTCTTGGTATGCAAGAAATAATGTCTATGCGGGCAACTGGAAAGCAGCAGAAAATGCCTATTTAAGAAATGAAGTGACTGAGGATGGTGCTATTGATATGTTCTTTAAATCAATGAATGAAGCTTTTGCTTTTGGAAAAGAAGAAGTTGGTGAATAA
- a CDS encoding carbohydrate ABC transporter permease, with protein sequence MVKEKNRKNLIEKEKRLSFYCFMSLWILGFAIFQLIPIFWGFRVSLTNQMAFSVQTKFVGFANYITVFQDPTIFVSITYTLLFALLTTILQVLIGFILAMLVEKYFIMQSFFRVMFYLPYVIPIVATGWIFRVFLDKNVGTLNIFLTQIHLISENVSWLGEYGLLSILMANFWRVGWSMLIFIGGLSTIPRDLYDAASVDGAGYVKKMMIITIPFVSPFIAFQMVVSFIYGMQVFILPYILNPAAIRGAQVTAEAPPKETFFILAKGYDLIFNKGRLAYGFAVLWVTFIIVLMFSLIYTRMVKKMTYSEVE encoded by the coding sequence ATGGTAAAAGAAAAGAATAGAAAGAATCTGATTGAGAAGGAAAAGAGGTTATCCTTCTACTGTTTCATGTCTCTATGGATTCTTGGTTTTGCAATCTTTCAATTGATTCCAATATTCTGGGGTTTTAGAGTCAGTCTCACAAATCAGATGGCATTTTCTGTTCAAACAAAATTCGTAGGTTTTGCAAACTATATAACAGTTTTTCAGGATCCAACTATATTTGTTTCTATCACATATACATTGCTGTTTGCGCTCTTAACTACAATCTTGCAGGTGCTAATAGGTTTTATACTGGCAATGCTTGTTGAGAAGTATTTCATAATGCAAAGTTTTTTTAGGGTCATGTTTTATCTTCCCTATGTTATTCCTATCGTCGCTACAGGTTGGATATTTCGAGTTTTTCTGGATAAGAATGTGGGAACATTAAATATATTCCTCACACAGATACACCTGATTTCTGAGAATGTGAGCTGGCTTGGTGAGTATGGTTTATTATCGATTCTCATGGCGAATTTCTGGAGAGTAGGCTGGAGTATGCTTATCTTCATTGGAGGACTTTCAACTATTCCAAGGGATCTTTATGATGCCGCATCTGTCGATGGTGCGGGCTATGTAAAAAAAATGATGATCATTACTATACCCTTTGTCAGTCCTTTTATCGCCTTTCAGATGGTTGTTAGTTTTATTTATGGAATGCAAGTTTTTATTCTGCCTTATATCCTCAATCCTGCAGCTATACGTGGTGCTCAAGTTACTGCTGAGGCTCCCCCAAAAGAGACGTTCTTCATACTTGCGAAAGGGTATGACCTCATTTTTAATAAAGGTCGTTTAGCTTATGGGTTTGCAGTATTATGGGTAACATTCATTATTGTGCTTATGTTCAGCCTGATCTATACACGCATGGTCAAAAAAATGACCTATTCAGAGGTGGAGTAA
- a CDS encoding carbohydrate ABC transporter permease yields the protein METKSQKRLIMSAKYVVLSVLLLLFFLPLISMVSVSLKAESEIFMKTGKLFPEKLHFENYFNAATRIDYLRFVYNSLIVAVMYTVTCTLSSAMAGYALARFHIKENNLFFTIVLSSIMIPYVITLIPFYLLVKNMGLTDKHVLWLIYGLGGAPFMIYLYKQFFSTIPQSFEESARIDGARRFQIFFQIMMPLVKSGTIITAIFAFQFTWQNYIMPALFLSSLKTTLAVKINGAYVDIQQNILLGELMAGVIYYIGIPVLLFFVFQKYIMRGMLEGGVKG from the coding sequence ATGGAAACCAAGTCACAGAAAAGACTGATAATGTCCGCAAAATATGTTGTTTTAAGTGTTCTACTATTACTCTTCTTTTTACCTCTCATCAGTATGGTCAGTGTCTCTTTGAAAGCTGAGAGTGAGATTTTTATGAAAACTGGGAAACTATTTCCAGAAAAGCTACATTTTGAAAACTACTTCAATGCTGCTACAAGAATCGATTATTTGAGATTTGTGTACAATTCATTGATCGTAGCTGTGATGTATACGGTTACTTGTACCTTATCGAGTGCTATGGCCGGGTATGCCTTGGCACGGTTTCATATCAAAGAGAATAACCTATTCTTCACTATTGTACTCTCTTCAATTATGATACCCTATGTTATTACTCTTATTCCATTTTATCTTCTTGTTAAGAATATGGGATTGACTGATAAACATGTTCTGTGGTTGATCTATGGTTTGGGTGGCGCTCCCTTTATGATATACCTCTATAAACAGTTTTTTTCAACAATCCCACAATCCTTTGAGGAATCAGCTCGCATAGATGGTGCTAGACGTTTTCAAATTTTCTTCCAAATCATGATGCCTCTAGTAAAGTCCGGCACTATCATAACAGCAATCTTTGCCTTCCAGTTTACCTGGCAGAACTATATCATGCCAGCATTGTTTTTAAGCTCATTGAAGACTACTCTAGCAGTGAAGATTAATGGTGCCTATGTTGATATACAGCAAAATATTCTTCTGGGTGAACTTATGGCAGGGGTCATATATTACATCGGGATACCAGTTCTCCTGTTCTTTGTTTTTCAAAAATATATTATGAGAGGAATGCTCGAGGGAGGAGTGAAAGGTTAG
- a CDS encoding MBL fold metallo-hydrolase, producing MDNNEVKLKYLGINGFEFSVGGNILLIDPYVSRTRADEPCSHQQTVRRHIHQADTIFLTHSHWDHLADIPEIVEITGAAVYGSLTSCNSLKSCSVPEDRINQFISYIPYSCGPFVVTPIPSLHKLPCLYPGEYDDIPERLLMRHEFLEGGTWAFLVEVESTSFLILGSANYIASELDGKKTDYLIVSISGRTPEFMTDLHSIFSFQYCIPSHFDFFDTPLENAGIRVSVDEFTEEMRAIDPEIVILKPTPLSFIPIK from the coding sequence TTGGACAATAATGAAGTGAAATTAAAGTACTTAGGAATCAATGGATTTGAATTCTCAGTTGGAGGAAATATCCTCCTTATTGATCCATATGTCAGTAGGACGAGAGCTGATGAGCCCTGTTCTCATCAGCAAACCGTACGTCGACATATTCATCAAGCGGATACGATTTTTCTGACACACAGCCATTGGGATCATCTTGCTGATATTCCTGAGATTGTAGAGATTACCGGTGCAGCAGTTTATGGATCTTTAACCTCCTGTAACAGTCTGAAAAGTTGCTCTGTTCCAGAGGATCGAATCAATCAGTTCATTTCTTATATTCCTTACTCCTGTGGGCCTTTTGTGGTCACACCAATACCGTCCCTTCATAAATTACCCTGTCTCTATCCCGGAGAATATGACGATATTCCAGAGCGATTACTAATGCGGCATGAATTTCTGGAAGGAGGTACTTGGGCTTTCTTAGTGGAAGTCGAATCCACCAGTTTTCTTATACTTGGAAGCGCTAACTACATAGCATCTGAGTTAGATGGTAAGAAAACTGATTATTTAATAGTCTCAATATCAGGAAGAACTCCTGAATTTATGACAGATTTGCATAGTATTTTCTCATTTCAATACTGTATCCCTTCACATTTTGACTTTTTTGATACTCCCCTGGAGAATGCCGGCATAAGGGTCTCTGTAGATGAGTTTACTGAAGAGATGAGAGCCATAGATCCAGAGATAGTCATATTAAAGCCGACACCATTATCCTTTATTCCAATCAAATGA
- a CDS encoding AEC family transporter, with protein MYILSILAPVLIIVSLGKVLFEIKFLDSAFFSGCTKIIFWVGLPALMIYNIGNATFYISVVQKIITVLFISVSIIIVISLISSGFMQLSRQKRKTFIHTSFHCNISYIGLPIIFFSLVPQGGGNELTEIASMAAGIMILFNNTLTTIIMNCGTKRLTPLNILKILKKIILSPIILACILGFTISIYHISLPHAINRVLLALGNMSLPLALIGVGARLDFKDIHSNLKTAIFVSVMNALMLPAIGYLIGKKLSLTNGEMLIALIFLAGPAASSSFIYAKEMNGDPILASKVILISTLLSVIPLSIILYLFI; from the coding sequence ATGTATATTCTGAGCATCCTTGCCCCGGTTCTTATTATAGTCAGCCTGGGTAAGGTTCTATTTGAAATCAAATTTCTTGATTCAGCCTTCTTCTCTGGTTGTACAAAGATCATCTTCTGGGTTGGTTTACCTGCCCTTATGATTTACAACATTGGCAATGCAACCTTTTACATTTCTGTAGTCCAGAAAATAATAACAGTCCTGTTTATATCGGTGTCCATCATCATCGTAATCAGTCTTATTTCATCTGGATTTATGCAGCTAAGCAGACAAAAAAGAAAGACATTCATACATACTAGCTTCCATTGTAATATATCATATATTGGATTGCCTATTATCTTTTTTTCTCTGGTTCCACAGGGGGGTGGGAACGAGCTAACAGAGATAGCCAGTATGGCTGCAGGAATTATGATTCTATTTAATAATACACTGACTACAATAATCATGAACTGCGGAACCAAGAGACTGACACCCCTGAATATTCTGAAAATCTTAAAGAAGATAATACTCAGCCCAATCATTCTAGCATGTATACTGGGTTTTACCATATCCATTTATCATATCAGCCTACCCCATGCTATAAACCGGGTTCTTCTAGCCCTAGGTAATATGTCATTACCATTAGCCCTTATTGGCGTTGGCGCAAGATTGGATTTTAAGGATATCCATAGCAACCTTAAAACAGCGATTTTCGTATCCGTGATGAATGCTCTCATGTTGCCAGCAATAGGATATCTAATCGGAAAAAAACTCTCACTTACAAACGGTGAGATGCTTATAGCTCTTATTTTCTTGGCAGGGCCGGCCGCATCATCTTCATTTATCTATGCCAAAGAGATGAACGGTGACCCGATCCTTGCCAGTAAGGTGATATTGATAAGCACACTATTGTCAGTGATTCCTCTCTCAATAATCCTCTATCTTTTCATTTGA
- a CDS encoding amidohydrolase family protein gives MKKELFPMTDYDKMIYNTELSDYLPERMIDIHTHVYLNKFRAKKPEGIVRAVTWPSLVAEHSPIEELLETYKIMFPGKRVTPLIFSSIKRGDDADAQNDYIAQSAAANNVPALLYSFPEWNIETLHTKLEQGNFHGVKVYLNLSPSYIPEAEIRIFDFIPHHQLAYLNSHKKVLMLHIPRNGRLGDPVNLAQMIEIEERYPDIKVIYAHIGRAYCPEDFGDAFTILKKTKHLKFDFSATTQDEAIYRVLDCVGSDRVMFGSDLPILRMRMRRICEDGNYVNIVPKGMYGDLSQDSHMREVGVPESEKLTFFMYEELLACKRATKRFGATPDDIQRIFYRNAAKLLDIE, from the coding sequence ATGAAAAAAGAATTATTTCCAATGACAGATTATGATAAGATGATTTATAATACAGAGCTTTCTGATTATCTTCCCGAGAGAATGATAGACATTCATACTCACGTCTATTTGAATAAGTTCCGCGCTAAAAAACCAGAAGGTATAGTCAGGGCTGTTACCTGGCCATCCCTTGTTGCAGAGCATAGTCCAATAGAAGAACTGCTTGAAACATATAAAATAATGTTTCCCGGTAAAAGAGTCACTCCTTTAATTTTTTCCAGTATCAAAAGAGGTGATGATGCAGATGCTCAAAATGACTATATTGCACAATCAGCTGCAGCCAATAATGTCCCAGCACTCTTATATTCTTTCCCTGAATGGAACATTGAAACCCTACATACAAAATTAGAACAGGGAAACTTTCATGGTGTAAAGGTATACCTGAACCTCTCTCCATCCTATATTCCTGAAGCAGAAATTAGAATTTTTGATTTCATCCCTCATCACCAATTGGCCTACTTGAATTCTCACAAAAAAGTCCTGATGCTTCATATCCCTCGTAACGGTCGATTGGGAGATCCTGTCAACCTTGCTCAGATGATTGAGATTGAAGAAAGATATCCTGATATCAAGGTAATCTATGCCCATATAGGAAGAGCCTATTGCCCTGAAGACTTTGGAGATGCATTCACAATCCTGAAGAAAACAAAACATTTGAAATTTGACTTTAGTGCAACGACCCAGGATGAAGCGATCTATCGTGTATTGGACTGCGTGGGGTCTGACCGGGTTATGTTTGGCTCAGATCTTCCCATTCTACGTATGAGAATGCGAAGGATTTGTGAAGATGGAAATTATGTGAATATCGTACCCAAGGGGATGTATGGAGATCTCTCGCAAGACTCTCATATGCGGGAAGTCGGCGTACCTGAGTCTGAGAAACTCACCTTTTTCATGTATGAAGAACTTCTTGCTTGTAAGCGTGCAACCAAACGTTTCGGAGCAACTCCAGATGATATCCAGAGAATATTCTACCGCAATGCTGCAAAGCTTTTGGATATAGAATAA
- a CDS encoding L-arabinose isomerase family protein, with the protein MAARIGFLPFYLALYDEVAKQNREVIEPFYQKIAQELSSKGIIVETSPICRVQKEFEDAIKMFNSKGVDALVSLHLAYSPSLESLPALLNTDLPLVILNTTPEPQFGFRQNPQQITFNHGIHGVQDMCSMLVRHKRPFMIESGHWQDSDVIDRVVEILRGISAAKNFRNTTVGVIGDPFTGMGDFFITPAQMKADFDIDVIPVPEIASSPDIEDINDELIYLDSLFSFDSVSEEVLRENVLITKKLKDWTADKGITAFTCNFREVTDSSPVNRVPFLFAGVGMYEGIGYAGEGDILTASLAHALLSINKETTFTEMFCPDWKDNRIFLSHMGEINPRICKEKATLAAKPYTYSSGLQPLYITGECRKGEVLLLNLIPMLNRSYRLLVCPMRMEESDTTTFEKNVRGWIKPKIRIDEFLTKYSLFGGTHHSVLCYDESITSMKTFGEQMGWEVIIIE; encoded by the coding sequence ATGGCTGCTCGTATAGGATTCCTCCCGTTTTATCTGGCACTTTACGATGAGGTAGCAAAACAGAACAGAGAAGTAATAGAGCCCTTCTACCAGAAGATTGCTCAGGAACTATCCTCAAAGGGGATAATCGTAGAAACATCACCTATTTGTAGAGTGCAGAAGGAATTTGAAGACGCTATCAAGATGTTCAACAGCAAAGGAGTTGATGCTCTTGTCTCTCTCCACCTTGCCTACTCACCATCTCTTGAATCGCTTCCGGCGTTGTTGAATACAGATCTTCCCCTTGTGATTCTCAATACAACACCTGAGCCGCAGTTCGGGTTCAGACAAAACCCGCAGCAGATCACTTTCAACCATGGAATCCATGGGGTACAGGACATGTGCAGTATGCTCGTTCGTCATAAAAGGCCTTTCATGATCGAATCTGGTCATTGGCAAGACTCAGATGTGATTGATAGAGTGGTAGAGATACTACGAGGTATTTCAGCTGCCAAAAACTTTAGAAATACAACCGTAGGAGTCATTGGAGATCCCTTTACCGGGATGGGAGATTTCTTCATAACCCCGGCTCAGATGAAGGCGGATTTTGATATTGATGTCATTCCTGTCCCTGAGATTGCATCCTCTCCTGATATTGAAGATATCAATGATGAGCTTATATACCTTGATTCTTTGTTCTCATTTGATTCCGTATCAGAAGAGGTTCTAAGAGAGAATGTCCTAATCACAAAAAAACTGAAAGACTGGACCGCAGATAAGGGAATTACTGCATTCACCTGTAATTTCAGAGAAGTAACAGACTCAAGCCCTGTTAATCGGGTTCCATTCCTGTTTGCTGGAGTAGGGATGTATGAAGGGATCGGATATGCTGGAGAAGGTGATATCCTGACCGCTTCATTAGCTCATGCACTATTATCTATAAACAAAGAGACCACTTTTACAGAGATGTTCTGTCCCGACTGGAAGGATAACAGGATATTTCTAAGCCATATGGGAGAGATCAACCCAAGGATTTGCAAAGAAAAAGCAACCTTAGCTGCAAAACCATACACCTATAGTAGTGGATTACAACCCCTCTATATAACAGGAGAGTGCAGAAAAGGAGAGGTATTACTGTTGAACCTCATACCGATGCTTAATCGTTCATACAGATTATTGGTTTGTCCAATGAGAATGGAAGAGTCAGATACTACAACATTTGAAAAGAATGTACGCGGATGGATTAAGCCTAAAATACGGATTGATGAATTCCTCACAAAGTATAGCCTGTTTGGTGGAACACACCATTCAGTACTTTGCTATGATGAATCTATTACCTCAATGAAAACTTTCGGTGAACAGATGGGCTGGGAAGTTATTATTATTGAATAA
- the argE gene encoding acetylornithine deacetylase codes for MRTNRAVILSNFEQILKKLISFETLSDSSTNLVMDWIEEYLFSCGCKVLRFPVGYNTKIENLYATVSDKKVGGICFSGHIDVVPPQDKGWYTPPFELHKKDNKLYGRGTVDMKSFIALIMAMIPYWQSKNLKTPIHLALTCDEELGCKGVSYLTHQMNLNNLKPDFVIVGEPTECIPVSSHKGGIKCTTVIHGISGHSSTPASAVNAIYYAMDYVNYLRQIQDQAIKNSDLGCSFDPPYTTYSVGQIFGGTAVNIVPENCEFKWEVRVLPEQNPKVLIHDINSYMLDYFQNIDPRISFDTKINSSYPGLSAASNRNVVNFIQSLGSKVNPAVVSFGAEAGSYAQAGFSSILWGPGSIEEAHRPNEFIETSQIENYLNYLLNL; via the coding sequence ATGAGAACCAATAGAGCTGTGATACTAAGTAATTTTGAACAGATTCTAAAGAAACTAATCAGTTTTGAGACTCTTAGTGATAGTTCAACTAATTTGGTGATGGACTGGATAGAAGAATATCTTTTTAGTTGTGGATGTAAAGTTCTACGTTTTCCAGTAGGATATAATACAAAAATCGAAAATCTCTATGCCACAGTGAGTGATAAAAAGGTAGGGGGTATTTGTTTCTCTGGCCATATTGATGTTGTACCACCACAGGATAAAGGGTGGTACACTCCTCCATTTGAACTCCACAAAAAAGATAACAAACTTTATGGCCGAGGGACTGTAGATATGAAGAGCTTCATTGCTCTCATCATGGCAATGATACCTTATTGGCAAAGTAAAAACTTAAAGACTCCAATTCACCTTGCATTAACCTGTGATGAAGAACTTGGATGTAAAGGTGTAAGTTATCTAACTCATCAAATGAATTTAAATAATTTAAAACCTGATTTTGTAATTGTCGGAGAACCTACTGAGTGCATCCCAGTTTCATCACACAAAGGTGGAATAAAATGCACCACAGTAATTCATGGGATTTCCGGGCATTCAAGTACTCCAGCGTCCGCAGTAAACGCTATTTATTATGCAATGGATTATGTTAACTATCTCCGTCAAATCCAAGATCAAGCAATAAAAAATTCTGATTTAGGATGTAGTTTTGATCCTCCTTACACAACATATTCAGTTGGCCAGATATTTGGTGGAACAGCTGTAAATATTGTTCCTGAAAACTGCGAATTTAAATGGGAAGTAAGAGTTCTCCCCGAGCAGAATCCAAAGGTATTAATTCATGATATAAATAGTTATATGCTGGATTATTTTCAGAATATTGATCCCAGGATATCTTTTGATACGAAAATTAACAGTTCATATCCTGGCTTATCGGCAGCATCAAATAGGAATGTTGTGAATTTTATCCAAAGTCTTGGTAGTAAAGTAAACCCAGCTGTAGTTTCATTTGGCGCCGAGGCAGGTAGCTACGCACAAGCAGGGTTTTCTTCCATCCTCTGGGGACCTGGCTCTATCGAGGAAGCTCATAGACCGAATGAATTCATTGAAACTTCTCAAATAGAAAATTATTTAAATTATTTATTAAATCTTTAA
- a CDS encoding transposase — MSKYSTGFRNSILRKVLPPESRSIAQVSREEGISNQTIRNWVAKAKDGTLDAAAGELSPDRRSISEKMSLLLESRSISKDEIGNWLRKNGLHSEHLSLWEQELRQSMTEKEKTIQEQNRQLKLKTKKLEKELARKDKALAEMAALLTLKKKVDALLGDDEDD; from the coding sequence TTGAGTAAGTACAGTACAGGATTTCGAAACAGCATTTTACGGAAAGTTCTGCCCCCTGAGAGTAGGTCTATTGCCCAGGTAAGCCGGGAAGAAGGAATCTCAAATCAAACAATTAGGAATTGGGTTGCCAAGGCTAAAGATGGTACACTGGATGCAGCTGCTGGAGAGTTATCACCAGATCGGAGGAGCATTTCAGAAAAGATGTCCCTTCTCTTAGAGAGCCGATCAATTTCAAAAGATGAGATAGGAAATTGGCTTAGAAAGAATGGTCTCCACAGTGAACATCTATCCCTCTGGGAGCAGGAGCTGCGGCAGTCTATGACAGAAAAAGAAAAGACCATCCAGGAACAAAATCGTCAATTGAAGCTAAAGACTAAAAAGCTTGAGAAAGAGCTTGCTCGTAAAGATAAAGCCCTGGCTGAAATGGCAGCCCTACTAACTCTTAAAAAAAAAGTGGATGCTCTATTGGGGGACGACGAGGACGATTAA
- a CDS encoding IS3 family transposase yields the protein MLDEAISDGARRSEACNVMDISVRTYHRWSDSSCGDKRKGAVKKVKRKLAEYERQEILRIACEDRFVDCNPYQIVVTLLDEGVYIASVSTFYRVLRDADMIHHRKRSYPARKQNKPPELAATGPNQVWSWDITFLKTDVNGIFLYCYMIVDVWSRKIVGWEIHESESSELAEQMFRRLKIIHKLEGIRLHSDNGNPMKGGTMIMTLYALGVIPSFSRPRVSDDNPYSESLFKTLKYTAGYPKYFKDIHQARVWMADFVNWYNNEHKHSGISYISPAQRHCGDGSEIMEKRNKVIRKAISKTPERWSSDQKIWEDQKHVYLNPSLETKKQLISA from the coding sequence TTGTTAGATGAAGCAATATCAGATGGAGCCAGAAGATCAGAAGCCTGTAATGTAATGGATATATCTGTCCGGACATATCATAGATGGAGTGATTCTTCTTGTGGTGACAAAAGAAAAGGAGCAGTGAAAAAGGTTAAAAGAAAGCTTGCAGAGTATGAACGTCAAGAGATTCTCAGGATTGCCTGTGAAGATAGATTTGTGGACTGTAATCCATATCAGATTGTTGTAACTCTTTTGGATGAAGGAGTATATATAGCATCTGTAAGTACTTTCTACAGAGTGCTGAGAGATGCAGACATGATTCACCACAGAAAAAGAAGTTACCCTGCAAGAAAGCAGAATAAACCTCCTGAGTTGGCAGCTACAGGCCCCAATCAGGTTTGGAGTTGGGATATTACTTTTCTCAAAACAGATGTGAATGGAATCTTCCTTTACTGCTATATGATCGTTGATGTCTGGAGTCGTAAAATTGTTGGTTGGGAGATACACGAATCTGAATCATCGGAGCTAGCCGAGCAAATGTTTAGAAGGTTAAAAATCATTCATAAACTGGAAGGAATCAGGCTGCATTCTGATAATGGGAATCCCATGAAAGGTGGTACCATGATTATGACATTGTATGCATTAGGAGTGATCCCATCTTTTTCAAGACCCAGAGTCAGTGATGATAATCCCTATTCTGAATCTTTGTTCAAAACTTTAAAATATACGGCCGGATACCCAAAGTATTTTAAGGATATACATCAAGCTCGTGTATGGATGGCAGATTTTGTGAATTGGTATAACAATGAGCATAAACATTCAGGAATCTCATATATTTCTCCAGCCCAAAGACACTGTGGCGATGGTTCAGAAATAATGGAGAAAAGGAATAAGGTCATAAGAAAAGCAATTAGCAAAACTCCTGAAAGGTGGAGTTCTGATCAAAAGATATGGGAGGATCAGAAACATGTGTATCTGAACCCATCTTTAGAGACTAAGAAGCAACTGATTTCAGCATAA